A portion of the Drosophila sechellia strain sech25 chromosome 2R, ASM438219v1, whole genome shotgun sequence genome contains these proteins:
- the LOC6609418 gene encoding isocitrate dehydrogenase [NAD] subunit gamma, mitochondrial has protein sequence MLRCPKVTQSMLARISIRHFADDIHGSVRAAYAKGDARADPVNVLPKSKYGGINTVSLVTGTTIIGQQGAQFVSSLLSSSRVPVEVQVIEAGQDDEYFHSVLRNRTAVHVDNQADAEAKQKALKICNDLDLYVFKTRTRSFPGFKCRFPDVDIQLIGQNNMGIFNELEYSPVEGVVEALSVVSQKANDKYLQYAFKAAAKAGRKRVTLINKAKEWAISDGSLVEAAKRMHCHYKDCLELELMEVEEAISRLVTEPTYFDCLFASERYATFLSAICSGVCGGANLFSAVEIGDHHAVFKPLQTKLSLTNYANLSAYGIVSTIVDLFEHLGHDKCADALWCELKRTMDEGIRTKEFGGQDTGEYVICNIINQLRCRALGK, from the coding sequence ATGCTGAGATGCCCAAAAGTGACCCAGTCGATGCTGGCCAGGATCAGCATCCGTCACTTCGCAGACGATATCCACGGCAGCGTGCGAGCGGCCTACGCAAAGGGAGACGCTCGAGCTGATCCGGTCAATGTGCTGCCGAAGTCCAAGTACGGTGGAATCAATACGGTCTCCCTGGTCACGGGCACCACCATCATTGGCCAGCAGGGAGCCCAATTCGTGTCATCCCTGCTTTCGAGCAGCCGCGTCCCTGTGGAGGTCCAAGTAATAGAAGCTGGCCAGGATGACGAGTACTTCCACTCGGTGCTCCGGAACAGAACTGCCGTTCATGTGGACAATCAGGCGGACGCGGAAGCCAAGCAGAAGGCGCTCAAGATCTGCAATGATCTGGACTTGTACGTCTTCAAGACCCGGACACGCAGCTTTCCCGGCTTCAAGTGCCGCTTTCCGGACGTGGATATCCAGTTAATCGGTCAGAACAACATGGGCATTTTCAACGAGCTGGAATATTCACCCGTGGAGGGAGTGGTGGAGGCACTGTCCGTCGTCTCCCAAAAAGCCAATGACAAGTACCTGCAGTACGCCTTTAAGGCGGCTGCAAAGGCGGGTCGGAAACGGGTGACGCTGATCAACAAGGCCAAGGAGTGGGCCATTAGCGATGGCTCACTGGTGGAAGCCGCCAAGCGAATGCACTGCCACTACAAGGATTGCCTGGAGCTGGAGCTCATGGAGGTGGAGGAGGCCATCAGCCGGCTGGTGACGGAGCCCACCTACTTTGACTGCCTCTTCGCCAGCGAGCGCTATGCCACATTCCTATCCGCCATCTGCAGTGGAGTCTGTGGCGGGGCTAATCTCTTCAGTGCGGTGGAGATCGGAGATCACCATGCCGTTTTCAAGCCCCTCCAGACGAAACTATCGCTGACCAACTATGCCAATCTAAGTGCCTACGGCATCGTGTCCACCATTGTGGATCTCTTCGAGCATCTGGGCCACGATAAGTGCGCCGATGCTCTGTGGTGCGAGTTGAAGCGCACCATGGACGAGGGCATTCGCACCAAGGAGTTCGGTGGCCAGGACACCGGCGAGTACGTCATTTGCAACATCATCAACCAGCTGCGATGCCGAGCATTGGGTAAATAG